One Setaria viridis chromosome 5, Setaria_viridis_v4.0, whole genome shotgun sequence genomic region harbors:
- the LOC117856074 gene encoding zinc finger CCCH domain-containing protein 4 isoform X2, whose translation MCDRGIAALRYKVIILDEVHERSVESDLVLASIKQFLMRKSDLRLVLMSATADITRYKEYFRDLGRGERVEVIAIPSSPRTNIFQRKVLYLEQIADILKINSQSLSTKYCSGLDASADAEINYDVYELIHKLLLHIHQSEPDIGKSILVFLPTYYALEQQWIRLLPYSSTFKVHILHRSIDMDEALQTMKISKSCRKVILATNIAESSVTIPGVAYVIDSCRSLQVYWDPIRKTDAAGLVWISKSQAEQRKGRTGRTCDGQIYRLVTGTFYSSLNDHEYPAILRLSLREQVLMVCCAEPRSMNDPSALLQKVLNPPDSDAIEDALESLVQIHALEKTGPGRYQPTFYGCLLNSLPLSFDSSVLTLKFCELGAVHEGILISILLDIQPLPILQPFGYQALCQKYRDNYFKENGSVQIGKKEATTVGNLCAFQFWERVLKDKHRLDYLKDVANTEESEESHTFLAKPEEEWCAIHNLVPAAFKNISEIYDDVMQQLHRFRPSFLVKINPPKHLQPSKFNHTCLHHETLELEEDMNSLSLEAENSHCDLPKRCAATPYVSQTDFGTTIIVEMLKTLVKEIKVQHVEEKKVSYKGPLGPYMKPTLGTEACVFFVNGSCNQGAACRFSHSSFAPKPACKFFLTLQGCRHGNSCPYSHDTGFLISTPITSGICSQEGRATSLCCTRLFPADGDGHILILNDKNLQFTSKLSLYYDACKIVAGTPGLQPVESHSVPKGLKILQNVADPSSLITGRDHKLPVPWTKLKRVFWFADFDNEESASEQALLQKLFENMAIKILSERLSDLKVILIMKNTRYIQFQVERLARECFFSLSESFMFDEATLGWFSDISRHPRGMQVSAPVTYIFNMHPPSVTQFGDYPAELRKALSKN comes from the exons ATGTGTGATAGGGGAATTGCTGCGTTGAGGTATAAGGTCATTATTCTTGATGAGGTACATGAAAGATCTGTGGAATCTGATCTTGTCCTTGCTAGTATCAAGCAGTTTTTGATGAGAAAAAGTGACTTAAG GTTGGTTTTGATGTCTGCCACTGCTGACATTACAAGATATAAGGAATATTTTAGGGATTTAGGAAGAGGTGAAAGGGTTGAAGTGATTGCCATTCCCAGCAGTCCACGTACAAACATTTTTCAGAGGAAAGTCCTATACCTGGAGCAG ATTGCTGATATTCTCAAGATAAATTCTCAATCGCTTTCAACAAAATATTGCTCTGGCCTGGATGCTTCTGCTGATGCTGAAATTAACTATGATGTTTATGAACTTATCCACAAGTTATTGTTGCATATACACCAAAGTGAACCAGACATTGGCAAGAGTATTCTGGTTTTCCTCCCTACATACTACGCATTGGAGCAGCAATGGATCCGTCTGCTACCTTATAGTTCAACCTTTAAGGTACATATTCTTCATCGGAGTATTGACATGGATGAAGCTCTTCAAACTATGAAGATATCAAAGTCTTGCCGAAAG GTGATACTGGCTACAAACATTGCTGAATCATCTGTTACTATCCCAGGAGTTGCATATGTTATTGATTCTTGTAGATCATTGCAAGTCTACTGGGACCCAATTAGGAAAACAGACGCAGCTGGGCTTGTTTGGATTTCAAAGTCTCAG GCTGAGCAGCGTAAAGGCAGGACAGGACGAACCTGTGATGGTCAGATTTATCGTCTGGTGACTGGAACGTTTTATAGCAGTTTAAATGATCATGAATATCCTGCCATTTTAAGATTATCCTTAAGGGAGCAAGTGCTCATGGTTTGTTGTGCAGAGCCCAGATCTATGAATGACCCTAGCg cACTTCTGCAAAAAGTTCTTAACCCACCAGATTCAGATGCTATTGAAGATGCGTTAGAATCACTTGTTCAAATTCATGCATTGGAGAAGACAGGCCCTGGACGCTATCAGCCCACTTTTTATGGCTGTTTGCTCAATAGTTTGCCATTGTCATTTGATTCTTCTGTTCTTACCCTAAAATTTTGTGAGCTTGGTGCTGTCCATGAAGGAATTCTGATAAGCATTTTGTTGGACATCCAGCCGCTTCCTATCCTGCAACCTTTTGGCTATCAAGCACTG TGCCAGAAGTATAGAGACAATTACTTCAAGGAAAATGGCAGTGTACAAATTGGCAAAAAGGAAGCTACTACTGTTGGAAATCTTTGTGCATTCCAATTTTGGGAGCGTGTATTGAAG GACAAGCATCGTCTGGATTATCTAAAAGATGTGGCGAACACTGAAGAATCAGAAGAATCACATACCTTCCTTGCTAAACCTGAAGAGGAGTGGTGTGCAATTCATAATCTTGTCCCTGCAGCGTTTAAGAACATATCTGAAATTT ATGATGATGTTATGCAGCAACTGCACCGTTTTCGACCTAGTTTTCTTGTCAAAATAAATCCTCCGAAGCATCTTCAGCCTTCTAAATTCAACCACACGTGTCTCCATCATGAAACactggagctggaggaggatATGAATTCACTCTCATTAGAGGCTGAGAATTCTCACTGCGATTTACCTAAGCGGTGTGCTGCAACTCCATATGTTTCGCAAACTGATTTTGGGACCACTATCATTGTTGAAATGCTGAAGACACTTGTCAAGGAG ATTAAGGTACAACATGTCGAGGAAAAGAAAGTTTCTTATAAGGGACCGCTTGGTCCTTATATGAAGCCAACCTTGGGAACTGAGGCGTGTGTGTTCTTTGTTAATGGATCATGCAATCAAGGGGCTGCATGTCGCTTTTCTCATTCATCCTTTGCTCCTAAACCAGCATGCAAGTTCTTTCTCACATTACAG GGCTGTCGTCATGGTAACTCTTGTCCGTACTCACATGATACTGGCTTCTTGATTTCTACGCCTATCACATCTGGAATATGCTCTCAAGAAGGCAGAGCCACTTCACTATGTTGTACAAGGTTGTTTCCTGCTGATGGAGATGGGCATATTCTTATCCTGAATGATAAAAACCTGCAGTTCACTAGTAAGCTTAGCCTGTATTATGATGCCTGTAAGATTGTTGCTGGTACACCTGGTCTGCAGCCTGTTGAGTCCCATTCAGTTCCAAAGGGCCTCAAGATACTCCAAAATGTGGCTGATCCATCTAGTCTAATCACTGGACGTGACCATAAATTACCAGTTCCTTGGACAAAACTGAAGCGAGTTTTCTGGTTTGCTGATTTTGATAACGAAGAATCAGCCAGTGAGCAGGCTCTCTTGCAGAAATTATTTGAGAATATGGCCATCAAGATCTTGTCAGAAAGGCTGTCTGACCTGAAGGTCATCTTGATCATGAAAAACACAAGATACATACAGTTTCAG GTGGAAAGGTTGGCGAGGGAATGCTTCTTTTCCCTCAGCGAATCATTTATGTTTGATGAAGCAACTCTGGGATGGTTCTCGGACATATCCAGGCATCCAAGAGGGATGCAAGTCTCAGCACCAGTCACCTACATCTTCAACATGCATCCTCCCTCCGTGACCCAGTTTGGTGATTATCCAGCCGAGCTGCGCAAGGCGCTAAGCAAGAATTAG
- the LOC117854897 gene encoding cortical cell-delineating protein has product MAAKSPAFLVLLTITMTLIFSVSVHGCGQYSCSSPPPPAVPTPPGATCPINTADLSVCVDLLGYLLKIRLNAPPQPCCTLLKGVANADAALCVCGVIKVLNLISVPVDVNLLLNECGMTCPPGFTCPL; this is encoded by the coding sequence ATGGCAGCCAAATCCCCTGCTTTCCTCGTCCTCCTGACCATCACCATGACGCTCATCTTCTCCGTCTCAGTTCATGGATGCGGGCAGTACAGCTGCTCCAGCCCACCGCCGCCTGCCGTGCCAACCCCACCGGGGGCTACGTGCCCGATCAACACGGCTGACCTCAGCGTCTGCGTCGATTTGCTAGGGTACTTGCTCAAGATCCGGTTGAACGCTCCTCCACAGCCATGCTGTACGCTGCTCAAAGGCGTTGCCAATGCTGATGCAGCGCTCTGCGTGTGCGGGGTCATCAAGGTTCTCAACCTTATTAGTGTCCCGGTCGATGTCAATCTCCTTCTCAACGAGTGTGGAATGACATGCCCTCCTGGGTTTACCTGCCCACTCTGA
- the LOC117856074 gene encoding zinc finger CCCH domain-containing protein 4 isoform X1: MAPGVVVVEEGEQQPEAPPPRPPLAVEALRDKIVEKVKANRVTLIVGDTGCGKSSLVPQFLLEENMEPILCTQPRRFAVVAIARAIAESRNWQLGEEVGYHIGHSNVSDLNSKRSKIVFKTAGVVLEQMCDRGIAALRYKVIILDEVHERSVESDLVLASIKQFLMRKSDLRLVLMSATADITRYKEYFRDLGRGERVEVIAIPSSPRTNIFQRKVLYLEQIADILKINSQSLSTKYCSGLDASADAEINYDVYELIHKLLLHIHQSEPDIGKSILVFLPTYYALEQQWIRLLPYSSTFKVHILHRSIDMDEALQTMKISKSCRKVILATNIAESSVTIPGVAYVIDSCRSLQVYWDPIRKTDAAGLVWISKSQAEQRKGRTGRTCDGQIYRLVTGTFYSSLNDHEYPAILRLSLREQVLMVCCAEPRSMNDPSALLQKVLNPPDSDAIEDALESLVQIHALEKTGPGRYQPTFYGCLLNSLPLSFDSSVLTLKFCELGAVHEGILISILLDIQPLPILQPFGYQALCQKYRDNYFKENGSVQIGKKEATTVGNLCAFQFWERVLKDKHRLDYLKDVANTEESEESHTFLAKPEEEWCAIHNLVPAAFKNISEIYDDVMQQLHRFRPSFLVKINPPKHLQPSKFNHTCLHHETLELEEDMNSLSLEAENSHCDLPKRCAATPYVSQTDFGTTIIVEMLKTLVKEIKVQHVEEKKVSYKGPLGPYMKPTLGTEACVFFVNGSCNQGAACRFSHSSFAPKPACKFFLTLQGCRHGNSCPYSHDTGFLISTPITSGICSQEGRATSLCCTRLFPADGDGHILILNDKNLQFTSKLSLYYDACKIVAGTPGLQPVESHSVPKGLKILQNVADPSSLITGRDHKLPVPWTKLKRVFWFADFDNEESASEQALLQKLFENMAIKILSERLSDLKVILIMKNTRYIQFQVERLARECFFSLSESFMFDEATLGWFSDISRHPRGMQVSAPVTYIFNMHPPSVTQFGDYPAELRKALSKN, translated from the exons ATGGCGCCGGGGGtagtggtggtggaggagggggagcagcagccggaagcgccgccgccgcggccgccgctcgccgtggaGGCGCTCCGCGACAAGATCGTCGAGAAGGTGAAGGCGAACCGCGTCACGCTGATCGTTGGTGACACCGGATGCG GGAAGAGTTCTCTAGTGCCCCAGTTCCTCTTAGAAGAAAATATGGAACCCATTCTGTGCACACAGCCTAGAAGGTTTGCAGTTGTAGCAATTGCTCGAGCGATAGCGGAATCTCGCAATTGGCAGCTAGGCGAGGAGGTTGGATATCACATAGGGCACTCAAATGTGTCGGATCTCAACTCTAAAAG GTCCAAAATTGTGTTCAAAACAGCTGGTGTAGTATTGGAGCAAATGTGTGATAGGGGAATTGCTGCGTTGAGGTATAAGGTCATTATTCTTGATGAGGTACATGAAAGATCTGTGGAATCTGATCTTGTCCTTGCTAGTATCAAGCAGTTTTTGATGAGAAAAAGTGACTTAAG GTTGGTTTTGATGTCTGCCACTGCTGACATTACAAGATATAAGGAATATTTTAGGGATTTAGGAAGAGGTGAAAGGGTTGAAGTGATTGCCATTCCCAGCAGTCCACGTACAAACATTTTTCAGAGGAAAGTCCTATACCTGGAGCAG ATTGCTGATATTCTCAAGATAAATTCTCAATCGCTTTCAACAAAATATTGCTCTGGCCTGGATGCTTCTGCTGATGCTGAAATTAACTATGATGTTTATGAACTTATCCACAAGTTATTGTTGCATATACACCAAAGTGAACCAGACATTGGCAAGAGTATTCTGGTTTTCCTCCCTACATACTACGCATTGGAGCAGCAATGGATCCGTCTGCTACCTTATAGTTCAACCTTTAAGGTACATATTCTTCATCGGAGTATTGACATGGATGAAGCTCTTCAAACTATGAAGATATCAAAGTCTTGCCGAAAG GTGATACTGGCTACAAACATTGCTGAATCATCTGTTACTATCCCAGGAGTTGCATATGTTATTGATTCTTGTAGATCATTGCAAGTCTACTGGGACCCAATTAGGAAAACAGACGCAGCTGGGCTTGTTTGGATTTCAAAGTCTCAG GCTGAGCAGCGTAAAGGCAGGACAGGACGAACCTGTGATGGTCAGATTTATCGTCTGGTGACTGGAACGTTTTATAGCAGTTTAAATGATCATGAATATCCTGCCATTTTAAGATTATCCTTAAGGGAGCAAGTGCTCATGGTTTGTTGTGCAGAGCCCAGATCTATGAATGACCCTAGCg cACTTCTGCAAAAAGTTCTTAACCCACCAGATTCAGATGCTATTGAAGATGCGTTAGAATCACTTGTTCAAATTCATGCATTGGAGAAGACAGGCCCTGGACGCTATCAGCCCACTTTTTATGGCTGTTTGCTCAATAGTTTGCCATTGTCATTTGATTCTTCTGTTCTTACCCTAAAATTTTGTGAGCTTGGTGCTGTCCATGAAGGAATTCTGATAAGCATTTTGTTGGACATCCAGCCGCTTCCTATCCTGCAACCTTTTGGCTATCAAGCACTG TGCCAGAAGTATAGAGACAATTACTTCAAGGAAAATGGCAGTGTACAAATTGGCAAAAAGGAAGCTACTACTGTTGGAAATCTTTGTGCATTCCAATTTTGGGAGCGTGTATTGAAG GACAAGCATCGTCTGGATTATCTAAAAGATGTGGCGAACACTGAAGAATCAGAAGAATCACATACCTTCCTTGCTAAACCTGAAGAGGAGTGGTGTGCAATTCATAATCTTGTCCCTGCAGCGTTTAAGAACATATCTGAAATTT ATGATGATGTTATGCAGCAACTGCACCGTTTTCGACCTAGTTTTCTTGTCAAAATAAATCCTCCGAAGCATCTTCAGCCTTCTAAATTCAACCACACGTGTCTCCATCATGAAACactggagctggaggaggatATGAATTCACTCTCATTAGAGGCTGAGAATTCTCACTGCGATTTACCTAAGCGGTGTGCTGCAACTCCATATGTTTCGCAAACTGATTTTGGGACCACTATCATTGTTGAAATGCTGAAGACACTTGTCAAGGAG ATTAAGGTACAACATGTCGAGGAAAAGAAAGTTTCTTATAAGGGACCGCTTGGTCCTTATATGAAGCCAACCTTGGGAACTGAGGCGTGTGTGTTCTTTGTTAATGGATCATGCAATCAAGGGGCTGCATGTCGCTTTTCTCATTCATCCTTTGCTCCTAAACCAGCATGCAAGTTCTTTCTCACATTACAG GGCTGTCGTCATGGTAACTCTTGTCCGTACTCACATGATACTGGCTTCTTGATTTCTACGCCTATCACATCTGGAATATGCTCTCAAGAAGGCAGAGCCACTTCACTATGTTGTACAAGGTTGTTTCCTGCTGATGGAGATGGGCATATTCTTATCCTGAATGATAAAAACCTGCAGTTCACTAGTAAGCTTAGCCTGTATTATGATGCCTGTAAGATTGTTGCTGGTACACCTGGTCTGCAGCCTGTTGAGTCCCATTCAGTTCCAAAGGGCCTCAAGATACTCCAAAATGTGGCTGATCCATCTAGTCTAATCACTGGACGTGACCATAAATTACCAGTTCCTTGGACAAAACTGAAGCGAGTTTTCTGGTTTGCTGATTTTGATAACGAAGAATCAGCCAGTGAGCAGGCTCTCTTGCAGAAATTATTTGAGAATATGGCCATCAAGATCTTGTCAGAAAGGCTGTCTGACCTGAAGGTCATCTTGATCATGAAAAACACAAGATACATACAGTTTCAG GTGGAAAGGTTGGCGAGGGAATGCTTCTTTTCCCTCAGCGAATCATTTATGTTTGATGAAGCAACTCTGGGATGGTTCTCGGACATATCCAGGCATCCAAGAGGGATGCAAGTCTCAGCACCAGTCACCTACATCTTCAACATGCATCCTCCCTCCGTGACCCAGTTTGGTGATTATCCAGCCGAGCTGCGCAAGGCGCTAAGCAAGAATTAG
- the LOC117857397 gene encoding uncharacterized protein has product MSDEARRGAGGAAQAALRASSEDRKPVGAGSPPPAAAGHKIQLKSADMKEEMRQEAFEIARIAFEKHTMEKDIAEYIKKEFDKNHGPTWHCIVGRNFGSYVTHETNYFVYFYIDSKAVLLFKSG; this is encoded by the exons ATGTCCGACGAGGCCAggcgcggggccgggggcgccgcgcAGGCGGCGCTCCGGGCCTCCTCCGAGGACCGCAAGCCGGTGGGCGCggggtccccgccgccggccgcggcggggcaCAAGATCCAGCTCAAGAGCGCCGATATGAAGGAGGAGATGCGGCAGGAGGCCTTCGAAATCGCCCGCATC GCGTTCGAGAAGCACACCATGGAGAAGGACATCGCGGAGTACATCAAGAAGGAGTTCGACAAGAACCACGGCCCAACCTGGCACTGCATCGTCGGCCGCAACTTCG GTTCGTATGTAACGCATGAGACAAACTACTTTGTATACTTCTACATCGATTCCAAAGCCGTCTTGCTATTCAAGTCTGGGTGA
- the LOC117856075 gene encoding H/ACA ribonucleoprotein complex subunit 4 translates to MSSATPAVASPASEQAKSKKKKHKSKDDPAAAAAADPPSLAEAEEKTDGYLIKPQALVPSLDASTWPLLLKNYDRLNVRTGHYTPLPSGHSPLKRPLAEHLRYGIINLDKPSNPSSHEVVAWIKRILRAEKTGHSGTLDPKVTGNLIVCIDRATRLVKSQQGAGKEYVCVARFHAAVPDTARVARALEALTGAVFQRPPLISAVKRQLRVRTIYESKLLEHDPERHLAVFWISCEAGTYVRTLCVHLGLLLGVGAHMQELRRVRSGILGEQDNMVTMHDVMDSMWSLDNHKDESYLRRVVMPLEVLLTSYKRLVVKDSAVNAICYGAKLMIPGLLRFENDIENGEEVVLMTTKGEAIAIGIAEMTTAVMATCDHGAVAKIKRVVMDRDTYPRKWGLGPVALKKKKLISEGLLDKHGKPNEKTPAEWLRNVVLPTGGDVAIASIAAAPEPEKVKVELEAAVTDEVKEKKKKRQKDEEDNDADASVPSKKIKVEEAAETVEGEKSEKKKKKKKDKGESGSAEAVEVKEEVDVADEKGSGKKKKKKKSKEGSDAADPESAQNGEAEKSEKKKEKKKKSRDTEEAQ, encoded by the coding sequence atGTCGTCCGCGACGCCGGCCGTCGCGTCCCCCGCCTCCGAGCAAGCCAaatcgaagaagaagaagcacaaGTCGAAGGAcgaccctgccgccgccgccgcggccgacccGCCGTCGCTCGCTGAGGCCGAGGAGAAGACCGATGGCTACCTCATCAAGCCCCAGGCCCTGGTGCCGTCCCTCGACGCCTCCACCTGGCCGCTCCTCCTCAAGAACTACGACCGCCTCAACGTCCGCACCGGCCACTACACCCCGCTCCCCTCCGGCCACTCGCCGCTCAAGCGCCCCCTCGCCGAGCACCTCCGCTACGGCATCATCAACCTCGACAAGCCGTCGAACCCGTCCTCCCACGAGGTGGTCGCCTGGATCAAGCGCATCCTCCGCGCCGAGAAGACCGGCCACAGCGGCACGCTCGACCCCAAGGTTACCGGCAACCTCATCGTCTGCATCGACCGCGCCACGCGCCTCGTCAAGTCGCAGCAGGGCGCCGGCAAGGAGTACGTCTGCGTCGCCCGCTTCCACGCCGCCGTGCCGGACACCGCACGCGTGGCCCGCGCGCTGGAGGCTCTCACCGGCGCGGTGTTCCAGCGTCCGCCGCTCATCTCTGCGGTCAAGCGTCAGCTCAGGGTGCGGACCATCTACGAGAGCAAGCTCCTGGAGCACGATCCCGAGCGCCATCTCGCCGTGTTCTGGATCTCTTGCGAGGCAGGTACCTATGTCCGGACTCTCTGTGTGCACCTTGGGTTGCTTCTTGGTGTCGGCGCCCATATGCAGGAGCTGCGCCGTGTCAGGTCGGGGATCCTCGGGGAGCAGGACAACATGGTGACCATGCATGATGTGATGGACTCGATGTGGTCGCTTGACAACCACAAGGATGAGTCCTACTTGAGGCGTGTTGTGATGCCGCTTGAGGTACTGCTTACTAGCTACAAAAGGCTTGTGGTGAAGGACTCTGCCGTGAATGCTATATGCTATGGTGCTAAGCTTATGATCCCTGGGTTGCTCCGATTTGAGAATGATATTGAGAATGGGGAGGAGGTGGTTCTCATGACGACAAAGGGTGAGGCGATTGCAATTGGTATTGCTGAGATGACTACTGCTGTGATGGCCACCTGTGACCATGGTGCAGTTGCAAAGATCAAGAGGGTAGTGATGGACAGAGACACATACCCGAGGAAGTGGGGGCTTGGCCCGGTGGCactcaagaagaagaagctgattTCTGAAGGTCTCCTTGACAAGCATGGGAAGCCAAATGAGAAGACCCCAGCTGAGTGGCTTAGGAATGTGGTGCTTCCAACTGGTGGTGATGTTGCAATTGCCAGCATTGCAGCTGCTCCTGAGCCAGAGAAGGTGAAGGTGGAACTGGAGGCAGCTGTGACTGACGAGGTcaaggagaagaaaaagaagaggcaGAAGGATGAGGAGGACAATGATGCTGATGCTTCTGTTCCTTCAAAGAAGATCAAGGTTGAGGAAGCTGCTGAGACAGTTGAAGGGGAGAAGagtgagaagaagaagaagaaaaagaaagacaagGGTGAATCAGGATCAGCTGAGGCCGTGGAGGTCAAGGAGGAGGTCGATGTGGCAGATGAGAAGGGCAgcgggaagaaaaagaagaagaagaagagcaaggaAGGAAGTGATGCTGCTGATCCAGAGAGTGCTCAGAATGGAGAAGCTGAGAAGagtgagaagaaaaaggagaagaaaaagaagagccgAGATACAGAGGAGGCACAATAG
- the LOC117854904 gene encoding uncharacterized protein: MDALASAVVSDLIGRCLSFLIARYQKHAAASKLGRLHRLLLRARAVVEEAETRHITNRGMLLQLGRLREGMYRGHYVLDASRRLAAVSTRRRVLAARRRSSSSSPYFDAAAVVDGNNGEGAVEVSGDSMNELQAVVDSLEAVLGDMKEFVVFLGGYPRVGRQPYSTYLHMGRCMFGRHGEMERVIEFLLRPCSLPGVLPITGPPEVGKKTLVEHVCADDRVRKQFPLITHLCGDELGDGEYDLIPEHQEHVPSGGGSLIIVEFAGAPDASAWRRFYSSVSNSDKSSKIIVISQTEQVSTLGTGQALRLATLHKEEYWHFFKVLAFGSADPGDHPELASIAMDLVDELKGSFMAANILSRLMHSSMDARFWRRVLEVVRRGVRANYTAFGEHPSRLPGRSRLAYLCGAAEDAPLCFYYDWRKQTGTWRPGPAQSAELPKVTLQDVLDGRAVPRGEDKMGVLAWRSPIPPYYNYVTNCAVEAAAESLAVTRSSYLKRKRLR; this comes from the coding sequence ATGGACGCCTTGGCCTCTGCGGTGGTCAGCGACCTCATCGGCCGGTGCCTCTCCTTCCTCATCGCCAGGTACCAGAAGCATGCCGCCGCCAGCAAACTTGGGAGGCTGCACCGTCTCCTCCTGCGTGCCCGcgccgtcgtcgaggaggcCGAGACGCGGCACATCACCAACCGCGGTATGCTCCTGCAGCTCGGCCGTCTCAGGGAGGGCATGTACCGGGGCCACTACGTCCTCGACGCCTCCCGGAGGCTCGCCGCCGTCAGCACAAGAAGGCGCGTCCTCGCGGCGCGCCGcagatcctcctcctcctcgccgtacttcgacgcggcggcggtcgtCGACGGCAACAACGGTGAAGGAGCAGTGGAGGTAAGCGGAGACAGCATGAACGAGCTCCAGGCCGTCGTTGACAGCCTCGAGGCCGTGCTCGGCGACATGAAGGAGTTCGTCGTGTTCCTCGGCGGCTACCCGCGCGTCGGTCGCCAGCCGTACAGCACGTATCTGCACATGGGCCGGTGCATGTTTGGCCGGCACGGCGAGATGGAGAGGGTTATCGAGTTCCTGCTGCGGCCTTGCTCGCTTCCCGGAGTCCTCCCCATCACCGGCCCACCGGAGGTTGGGAAGAAGACTCTCGTGGAGCACGTCTGCGCCGACGACAGGGTGCGGAAGCAATTCCCTCTGATCACCCATCTCTGCGGCGACGAACTTGGAGACGGCGAATATGATCTGATTCCTGAGCACCAGGAACACGTCCCGAGCGGCGGGGGATCACTGATCATCGTCGAGTTTGCCGGTGCGCCGGATGCCTCAGCTTGGAGAAGGTTCTACTCCTCTGTTAGCAACAGCGACAAATCAAGCAAGATCATCGTCATCAGCCAAACAGAGCAGGTCTCAACTCTAGGAACGGGACAGGCACTGAGGCTGGCAACCCTGCACAAAGAAGAATACTGGCACTTCTTCAAGGTCCTCGCCTTCGGCAGCGCCGACCCGGGCGACCACCCGGAGCTCGCTTCCATCGCCATGGACCTCGTGGACGAGCTCAAGGGGTCGTTCATGGCCGCCAACATCCTCTCCCGGCTGATGCACTCGAGCATGGACGCGCGGTTCTGGCGCCGCGTGCTGGAGGTGGTCAGGCGCGGCGTGCGCGCCAACTACACCGCCTTCGGCGAGCACCCGAGCCGGCTGCCGGGCCGCAGCAGGCTCGCCTACCTctgcggcgccgccgaggacgcGCCGCTCTGCTTCTACTACGACTGGCGCAAGCAGACGGGGACGTGGCGACCCGGTCCGGCGCAGAGCGCCGAGCTTCCCAAGGTGACGCTGCAGGACGTGCTCGACGGCCGCGCCGTGCCCCGTGGCGAGGACAAGATGGGCGTGCTAGCATGGCGGTCCCCTATACCGCCCTACTACAACTACGTCACGAATTGCGCCgtggaagcggcggcggagagcctGGCCGTGACGAGAAGCAGTTATTTGAAGAGGAAGAGACTAAGGTAG
- the LOC117857398 gene encoding uncharacterized protein translates to MALALSGSSALRAALSTLAPRASATRGYAASAAYGAMRRAAAAAEGAAAGEAKEAGRGAAAEISWVPDPVTGHYRPANWAAAADPADLRAAHLARTYARA, encoded by the coding sequence ATGGCTCTCGCTCTCTCCGGCTCTTCCGCGCTCCGCGCCGCCCTGTCCACGCTGGCCCCGAGGGCCTCGGCCACCAGGGGCtacgcggcgtcggcggcgtacGGGGCcatgcggcgggcggcggcggccgcggagggcgCCGCAGCGGGGGAGGCCAAGGAGGccgggcgcggcgccgccgccgagatctcgtgggtccccgaCCCCGTCACGGGCCACTACCGCCCCGCCAactgggccgccgccgccgaccccgccgacctccgcgccgcgcACCTCGCCCGCACCTACGCCAGGGCGTGA